A window from Lachnoanaerobaculum umeaense encodes these proteins:
- a CDS encoding vWA domain-containing protein, with amino-acid sequence MYLFKDTLADIATPSNAEFSDIVISPDVATDSNAKRYEVNLDGISVIVSAPADAFDREVTLKARRLSKDEIDNNINPEDGDDYIGNTASSNMIETVAAFDESIEETKEVIEEIGESVADSEQISENINYLDDAVIGNDESESETYPEDSISLDIHFEDENQLEIEPLTTVYVNIKIDNDMLPPGAKPEDTEVYHIKDDNSVTKIEDIALTEDKEDNSITTNFSTDGFSTFTLIWGGKFKVNIKYVDTNGNEIASDLNQLSIYRDHNGYFNNSNDKITPKQLDTGIPGMKYKYARVRMSNGTVVDNVIQIERETSLIKGMRYTVDGTNWVVFGPNEMQFLELVYEPENATNTRRGKVRISKSKTVEDPDKDGIYDLTLEINNLTGSTTDKANLDVLFLVDTSSSMNRRIRVGDDPKMNVVHNSLRRFLNQNYLDSNMYNVNYALVGIDADPTVYQNWTANKSSIISNYPWAASGQSRINYEKGFVKANELFRNGRSDALKMLIFLTDGDPTYYTNHNTGHNEGFLIDRYSPMAMLHGQFALYAIDLDYFFSIGLGDTNDYKHLKALTNSNDNDSPIKGYRGITLPANGVEVGSSPYSADSLENLMDQYRYIISVMNSITVSNVSIEDKLSQYAMIAKNSSGQLYPLEIEVIGGTGLVTGQHISSNTYRLISTLKNPQSDLVANYNDATKTISLRFPPNYVLEKGYKYRIKAKIKTTPLAEATYASTGQFQKHSNGSNVVGDSGTGSKSSNQKGFYSNDTAKVSYSYKGNDVIDYFKKPVIQPYIKPVPTGVAFDISYALIFIIMSILSIGIFGFNRRKRC; translated from the coding sequence GTGTATTTGTTTAAAGATACACTTGCAGATATAGCGACTCCTTCAAATGCTGAATTTAGTGATATAGTTATCTCTCCTGATGTGGCTACGGATTCAAATGCAAAGCGGTATGAAGTAAATCTGGACGGTATTAGTGTAATAGTTAGTGCTCCGGCAGATGCATTTGATAGAGAGGTTACACTCAAGGCTAGAAGGTTAAGTAAAGATGAGATTGATAATAATATAAATCCTGAAGATGGAGATGATTATATAGGAAATACAGCAAGCTCTAATATGATTGAGACTGTAGCGGCTTTTGATGAGAGTATCGAAGAAACAAAAGAAGTTATAGAAGAGATTGGAGAAAGCGTAGCGGATAGTGAACAGATAAGTGAGAATATAAATTATTTAGATGATGCAGTAATAGGAAATGATGAATCTGAAAGCGAAACTTATCCGGAAGATTCGATATCTTTAGATATTCATTTTGAGGATGAAAATCAGTTAGAGATAGAACCTTTGACAACTGTATATGTAAATATAAAGATTGATAATGATATGTTGCCGCCGGGGGCAAAACCTGAAGATACAGAAGTTTATCATATAAAGGATGATAACAGCGTAACGAAGATAGAAGATATTGCTCTTACAGAGGATAAAGAAGATAACAGTATCACTACTAACTTCAGTACAGACGGATTTTCAACCTTTACTTTGATATGGGGTGGAAAATTTAAGGTCAATATAAAGTATGTGGATACAAACGGTAATGAGATAGCTTCCGATTTGAATCAACTAAGTATATATAGAGACCATAACGGATATTTTAATAATTCCAATGATAAAATAACTCCAAAGCAGCTGGATACCGGCATACCGGGAATGAAGTATAAGTATGCCAGAGTAAGGATGTCAAATGGAACGGTTGTTGACAATGTAATTCAAATCGAGAGAGAAACCAGCCTTATAAAGGGTATGAGATATACTGTAGACGGTACAAACTGGGTGGTTTTCGGACCTAATGAAATGCAGTTCCTCGAATTGGTATATGAACCTGAAAACGCCACCAATACAAGGCGAGGAAAGGTAAGGATATCTAAAAGTAAAACTGTAGAAGATCCGGATAAAGACGGTATATATGATTTGACTCTTGAGATCAACAATCTTACCGGAAGTACTACAGATAAAGCAAATCTTGATGTGCTATTCTTAGTAGATACTTCAAGCTCAATGAACAGAAGAATAAGAGTTGGTGATGATCCAAAGATGAATGTAGTTCATAACAGCTTGAGAAGATTTCTAAATCAAAATTATCTGGACAGCAATATGTATAATGTCAATTATGCTTTAGTTGGAATTGATGCAGATCCGACTGTTTATCAAAACTGGACTGCTAATAAAAGTTCAATTATAAGTAATTACCCATGGGCAGCAAGTGGACAAAGTCGAATTAATTATGAAAAAGGATTTGTAAAGGCAAATGAACTGTTTAGAAACGGAAGAAGTGACGCTTTAAAAATGCTTATTTTTTTAACTGATGGAGACCCTACATATTATACAAATCATAATACAGGGCATAATGAAGGCTTTTTAATTGACAGATACAGTCCTATGGCTATGCTACACGGTCAGTTTGCATTGTATGCTATTGATCTGGACTATTTTTTCAGCATAGGTTTGGGGGATACAAATGATTATAAGCATCTAAAGGCTTTGACAAACTCAAATGATAATGACAGTCCTATAAAGGGCTACAGAGGTATTACATTGCCTGCAAATGGTGTGGAGGTAGGTTCAAGTCCGTACTCGGCTGATAGTTTGGAAAATCTAATGGATCAATATAGATATATTATTTCAGTTATGAACAGTATCACAGTAAGTAATGTATCTATTGAGGATAAGCTTAGTCAGTATGCAATGATTGCAAAGAATAGCTCCGGACAGCTATATCCTCTGGAAATAGAGGTTATAGGTGGTACCGGTTTAGTTACAGGGCAGCATATTTCGTCAAATACTTATAGGTTAATAAGTACATTGAAAAATCCTCAGTCAGATTTGGTGGCTAATTATAATGATGCGACAAAGACTATAAGCCTTAGATTTCCACCCAATTACGTCTTGGAAAAGGGATATAAATATAGAATAAAAGCTAAGATAAAGACTACACCTTTGGCAGAGGCAACGTATGCAAGTACAGGGCAGTTCCAAAAGCATAGCAATGGAAGTAATGTAGTCGGAGATTCTGGTACAGGTTCAAAATCCTCAAATCAGAAAGGTTTTTACTCAAATGATACGGCAAAAGTTAGTTATTCGTATAAGGGTAATGATGTAATAGATTATTTTAAAAAACCTGTTATCCAACCATATATAAAACCAGTACCTACAGGTGTGGCATTTGATATATCTTATGCCTTAATATTTATAATAATGTCGATTCTTTCGATTGGAATATTCGGCTTCAATAGGAGGAAAAGATGTTAA
- the lepB gene encoding signal peptidase I — MTLAAMLYVLVFIVFGIRISPNNEMLPRVRAGDLLFFYRLENNLKSGDAICYKVDGEKYIGRIMAASGDSIDIDDNGNVILNGAILVEDDIKGSTGKYDTNITYPIILGENEYFILADNRTLAKDSRYFGVVNKKSIEGKIIIVIRKDNI; from the coding sequence TTGACATTAGCTGCAATGCTTTATGTTTTGGTATTCATAGTATTTGGAATTAGGATTTCGCCAAATAATGAGATGTTGCCAAGAGTTAGAGCAGGAGATTTATTATTCTTTTACAGACTTGAGAATAATTTAAAATCAGGTGATGCTATTTGCTATAAAGTGGATGGTGAAAAATATATTGGAAGAATAATGGCAGCGTCCGGAGACAGCATCGATATTGATGATAACGGCAATGTTATACTAAATGGTGCTATTTTGGTAGAGGATGATATCAAGGGAAGTACCGGTAAATATGATACTAATATTACATATCCGATAATACTTGGAGAAAATGAATATTTCATACTTGCAGATAATAGAACGCTTGCAAAAGATAGCAGGTATTTTGGAGTAGTAAACAAAAAAAGTATTGAAGGAAAAATAATTATTGTTATAAGAAAGGATAATATATGA
- a CDS encoding DUF7601 domain-containing protein has product MMLKKIMTLVATATMTVAMAGSVFAVETTKQLKPATGTPNKIKFTKEMKIYNVDDTTGGSAKAPDVKYTYTITGSNGGGGKTPISGTDGGITVIAGTALPTISAAEFSHNDTITSHLVKKEVTVDFTEQFNEDGIDDITVPGIYRYEITETGNFNLTTSQHDYTGDVSQLTGGKEKRYLDVYVGYNAAGKLELKTAVMMKKDATVTDNSKTTGYIDDLNGAITTDNKDDVSTFKTRDIILQKDVAGNMGSTTEEFKFTIDLSNIGVGMDYVVSSTNTANPNSITGVTGNTYSLTNVKLKSGQTIKISGLPSTAKYKVTEDVTAVGPAGYKTTHGINVARITAPTSTNQYTNVAAVTAVTTVKSDDTVADTIFFLNYRDTPTPTGVAMSVAPFAIMAGFGIILILVFFKRRKKEEVEN; this is encoded by the coding sequence ATGATGTTAAAAAAGATAATGACTTTGGTGGCGACAGCTACCATGACAGTTGCTATGGCGGGGAGTGTTTTTGCAGTAGAAACAACAAAGCAGTTAAAGCCGGCAACAGGTACACCAAACAAGATTAAGTTTACTAAAGAAATGAAGATATATAATGTAGATGATACAACCGGTGGCAGTGCAAAGGCACCTGATGTTAAGTATACATATACTATAACAGGAAGCAATGGTGGTGGCGGAAAGACACCTATCAGTGGTACTGATGGTGGAATCACTGTAATTGCAGGTACAGCTTTGCCTACAATTTCAGCAGCAGAGTTCAGCCATAATGATACAATTACAAGCCACCTTGTAAAAAAAGAAGTTACAGTAGACTTTACAGAGCAGTTTAATGAAGATGGTATTGATGATATAACAGTTCCCGGTATCTATAGATATGAGATTACAGAGACCGGTAATTTTAACCTTACTACAAGCCAGCATGACTATACAGGAGATGTAAGCCAGCTAACAGGTGGCAAGGAGAAGAGGTATCTTGATGTATATGTAGGATACAATGCGGCAGGAAAGCTTGAATTGAAGACAGCCGTCATGATGAAGAAAGATGCTACAGTTACAGACAACTCAAAGACTACAGGTTATATCGATGATTTAAATGGTGCAATTACAACGGACAATAAGGATGATGTAAGTACATTTAAGACAAGAGATATTATCCTTCAAAAGGATGTAGCAGGTAACATGGGTTCTACAACTGAAGAGTTTAAGTTTACTATTGATCTTAGCAATATCGGTGTAGGTATGGACTATGTAGTATCTTCCACAAATACTGCAAACCCTAATTCTATTACAGGCGTTACAGGAAATACATATTCTTTGACAAACGTTAAACTAAAGAGTGGTCAGACTATAAAGATATCAGGTCTTCCATCTACAGCTAAGTATAAAGTTACTGAGGATGTAACTGCGGTAGGACCGGCAGGATATAAGACAACTCATGGTATTAATGTTGCTAGAATTACAGCACCTACATCTACAAACCAGTATACAAATGTAGCCGCTGTAACAGCAGTTACCACAGTGAAGTCAGATGATACAGTTGCAGATACAATATTCTTCTTGAACTATCGTGATACACCTACACCTACAGGTGTTGCAATGAGCGTAGCTCCTTTTGCAATCATGGCAGGATTTGGAATTATACTTATCTTAGTATTCTTTAAGAGAAGAAAGAAAGAAGAAGTTGAGAACTAA
- the srtB gene encoding class B sortase gives MNFIGKCAYIGNRIIDIIVILMAVIMFLFGAYSLYDIFHVYKGASLSSEILKSAPGTTGNEKDTVNVEALFNKYPDMRAWLNIFDTNINYPVVQGIDDAEYLNKDIDGEFSLAGSIFLSSLCNGDISEHYSLVYGHHMDNGAMFGDVEKFLDKSFFDSHENGILYTRTEIYDVKIFAVLQTDAYNEKIYFPYFANTQKDDFYNYLQENAVNIREVNRNNKVITMSTCTESYTNGRIVLFGELIRR, from the coding sequence ATGAATTTTATAGGAAAATGTGCATACATAGGAAATAGGATTATAGATATAATCGTTATTCTTATGGCGGTGATAATGTTTTTGTTTGGAGCATATTCACTATATGATATTTTTCATGTATACAAAGGGGCATCTCTTTCAAGTGAAATCTTAAAGAGTGCCCCCGGTACTACCGGAAATGAAAAGGATACAGTAAATGTAGAGGCATTATTTAACAAATATCCTGATATGAGAGCATGGCTCAATATTTTTGATACTAATATTAATTATCCGGTAGTTCAGGGTATTGATGATGCGGAGTATCTCAATAAGGATATAGATGGTGAGTTTTCTTTGGCAGGATCGATCTTTTTAAGCAGCCTATGTAATGGTGATATAAGTGAGCATTATTCACTTGTATACGGACATCATATGGACAATGGTGCTATGTTTGGTGATGTGGAAAAATTCCTTGATAAGAGCTTTTTTGACAGTCATGAAAATGGCATTTTATATACAAGAACAGAAATATATGATGTGAAAATATTTGCTGTGCTTCAGACAGATGCATATAATGAAAAAATTTATTTTCCATATTTTGCAAATACTCAAAAAGATGATTTCTATAATTATCTACAGGAAAATGCGGTAAATATCAGGGAGGTAAATAGGAATAATAAAGTTATCACAATGTCTACATGTACAGAGTCCTATACAAATGGAAGAATTGTACTTTTTGGTGAACTTATAAGGAGATGA
- a CDS encoding sortase, producing the protein MKQIYKKIIFFLLMSCFIFVPENALAANVKLPININVSGSNPIYYRYDLSVSKLDSHDNIVSNTIVPLFLQRNGTLIYDFGDFDDVGEYKYNISLSNTDNEKFEFDKRNYIVHIQALTNGYDIYTNTYLEDPLEAAKPAALDFNVKYLVEIKYPNGKNNKNDGSDSRGEKKDSSKKDNKESSSKKDNKDSKKIDKNYGDTNSESEPESNGDIVPVIEIDDPSNVSSINEEDKGTMIDIAKKIKKAIVRTGDESTLEFYIILFFISICTFILLFFRRKKNHR; encoded by the coding sequence ATGAAACAAATTTATAAAAAAATCATATTTTTCCTTTTGATGTCATGTTTTATATTTGTGCCGGAGAATGCTCTGGCAGCAAATGTTAAACTGCCAATAAATATAAATGTATCAGGAAGCAATCCTATTTACTATAGATATGACTTAAGTGTAAGTAAACTGGATTCGCATGATAATATTGTTTCAAATACGATAGTTCCGCTTTTTTTACAGCGGAATGGAACGCTGATATATGATTTTGGTGACTTTGATGATGTAGGCGAATATAAATATAATATAAGTCTTTCAAATACAGACAATGAAAAATTTGAGTTTGATAAAAGAAATTATATAGTCCATATCCAGGCTTTGACTAATGGATATGATATATATACTAATACTTATCTAGAGGATCCACTTGAAGCTGCAAAGCCGGCAGCGCTGGATTTTAATGTAAAATATCTTGTAGAGATTAAATATCCTAATGGTAAAAACAATAAGAATGACGGCTCTGATTCAAGAGGTGAAAAAAAAGATAGTAGTAAAAAAGATAATAAAGAAAGTAGTAGTAAAAAAGATAATAAGGATTCTAAAAAGATAGATAAAAATTACGGGGACACAAATAGTGAAAGTGAACCTGAGAGCAATGGAGATATTGTGCCGGTAATTGAGATTGATGATCCTTCAAATGTATCGTCTATAAACGAGGAAGATAAGGGCACAATGATAGATATTGCAAAGAAAATAAAGAAAGCAATAGTAAGAACAGGTGATGAGAGTACACTTGAATTTTATATAATATTGTTCTTTATTTCAATATGTACTTTTATATTGTTGTTCTTTAGAAGAAAGAAAAACCACCGGTAA
- a CDS encoding copper homeostasis protein CutC encodes MILEACIENITCLKEVVNAGANRIELCDNLAVGGTTVSLGVRDYAKYFCDSNNVELAVMIRVRGGNFVYNNIEKAVMYNDLKEMARQGIKRAVIGALTEDGDIDKDFIKELVSAPKFFRKEMNFTFHMAFDHIGVGLEPKEALEKRIEAIKTLSKLGIDTILTHGSHESNDIFENIETLKAYIECGIKNHVDIMPGGGVNFENLDKLTKKLPNMVAAHGTKIVEI; translated from the coding sequence ATGATTTTAGAGGCCTGTATTGAAAATATTACTTGTTTAAAGGAAGTAGTTAATGCTGGAGCAAATAGGATTGAACTCTGTGATAATCTGGCAGTGGGTGGAACTACTGTAAGCTTAGGCGTAAGGGATTATGCCAAGTATTTTTGTGATTCAAATAATGTAGAGCTTGCAGTGATGATAAGAGTAAGAGGAGGAAATTTCGTATACAATAATATAGAAAAAGCTGTTATGTACAATGACTTGAAGGAGATGGCAAGGCAGGGGATAAAAAGAGCGGTTATAGGTGCATTGACAGAAGATGGTGATATTGACAAGGATTTTATAAAGGAACTTGTATCAGCACCAAAGTTTTTTAGAAAAGAAATGAATTTTACTTTCCATATGGCATTTGATCATATTGGTGTTGGACTTGAGCCTAAGGAGGCACTTGAAAAAAGGATTGAGGCAATAAAGACACTTTCAAAACTTGGAATTGACACAATACTTACACATGGAAGTCATGAAAGCAATGATATATTTGAAAATATAGAAACTCTGAAGGCTTATATTGAATGTGGAATTAAAAATCATGTAGATATAATGCCGGGTGGTGGAGTGAATTTTGAAAACTTGGATAAGTTAACAAAAAAACTCCCCAATATGGTTGCAGCCCATGGAACAAAAATAGTGGAGATATAG